In a genomic window of Glycine max cultivar Williams 82 chromosome 13, Glycine_max_v4.0, whole genome shotgun sequence:
- the LOC100780675 gene encoding flavonoid 3-O-glucosyltransferase, which yields MTVCPTDDRHVAVLAFPYGTHAAPLLNLVRRVAAEAPQVTFSFFSTKRSNASVFAGLNEEQLFNIKPYEVDDGLPENYVPSKNPKDAVEFFVKSMPMNYMTSMDEAVAKTGRHITCLVSDAFFWFCADLADEMHAKWVPLWTAGPHPLLAHISSKHIREKLGPEGVRENKEIDFLTGFSGLKASDLPGGLTEEPEDPISMMLEKMGEALPRATAVAINSFATVHLPIAHELESRFHKLLNVGPFILTTPQTVPPDEEGCLPWLNKQEDRSVVYLSFGSSIMPPPHELAAIAEALEEGKYPFIWAFRGNPEKELPQGFLERTNTQGKVVGWAPQMLILRHSAVGVCMTHGGWNSVLDCIVGGVPMISRPFFGDQMLNTATMEHVWEIGVGLENGIFTKEETLRALELIMSSEKGKMMRQKMDELKDFAMAAAGHEGDSTKNFCTFSEIVTGSTYEQLHVQQHGFRGIRNKIAGAFAAAHSRFTRRNNPKH from the exons ATGACTGTCTGCCCTACCGACGACCGTCATGTGGCCGTGTTGGCGTTTCCCTATGGCACACACGCAGCTCCACTCCTCAACCTCGTGCGAAGAGTCGCAGCAGAGGCTCCCCAAGTCACGTTCTCGTTCTTCAGCACCAAGAGGTCCAATGCCTCCGTCTTCGCTGGCCTCAACGAGGAGCAACTTTTCAACATAAAGCCCTATGAGGTGGATGATGGGTTGCCAGAGAATTATGTTCCTTCAAAGAACCCCAAAGACGCCGTCGAGTTCTTCGTCAAGTCCATGCCAATGAACTATATGACCTCCATGGATGAAGCCGTGGCGAAGACAGGGAGGCACATCACTTGCTTGGTCTCTGATGCGTTTTTTTGGTTCTGTGCTGACTTGGCTGACGAAATGCATGCAAAGTGGGTTCCTCTGTGGACCGCAGGGCCTCATCCTCTCCTTGCGCATATTTCCTCCAAGCATATCAGGGAAAAGTTGGGCCCCGAAGGAg TCCGGGAAAACAAAGAAATCGATTTTCTTACTGGTTTCTCTGGGCTAAAGGCTTCTGATTTGCCTGGAGGATTAACCGAAGAGCCAGAAGACCCTATTTCAATGATGTTAGAAAAAATGGGAGAAGCATTGCCGCGAGCAACCGCAGTTGCCATAAACTCCTTCGCTACAGTGCACCTTCCTATTGCACACGAGCTAGAATCCAGGTTCCACAAGCTACTGAACGTTGGTCCATTCATTTTGACAACGCCACAAACTGTTCCTCCAGATGAGGAGGGGTGCTTACCGTGGCTGAACAAGCAAGAGGATAGGTCAGTAGTGTACCTTAGCTTTGGAAGTTCAATAATGCCACCACCCCATGAGTTGGCTGCAATTGCAGAAGCCCTAGAAGAAGGTAAATATCCGTTTATTTGGGCTTTTAGAGGCAATCCTGAGAAGGAATTGCCACAAGGGTTCTTGGAAAGGACAAATACACAAGGGAAGGTTGTTGGGTGGGCCCCACAAATGCTAATCCTAAGACATTCAGCGGTTGGTGTGTGCATGACACATGGTGGGTGGAACTCAGTGCTGGATTGCATAGTTGGTGGTGTGCCTATGATTAGTAGGCCATTTTTCGGAGACCAGATGTTGAACACTGCAACGATGGAACATGTGTGGGAGATTGGGGTGGGACTTGAAAATGGGATTTTCACTAAGGAAGAAACTCTGAGAGCTTTGGAATTGATCATGTCAAGTGAGAAAGGGAAGATGATGCGGCAAAAGATGGATGAACTCAAGGATTTTGCAATGGCAGCAGCGGGACATGAAGGTGACTCTACGAAGAATTTCTGTACTTTTTCAGAGATTGTCACAGGTTCAACTTATGAGCAACTACACGTGCAACAACATGGTTTTCGAGGTATCCGCAACAAAATCGCAGGCGCATTTGCTGCCGCGCATTCCAGATTTACTCGTCGCAATAATCCAAAGCATTAA